The stretch of DNA TGGCTGCGCAGCGACGAAAGCGTGACCGTTTTAATGTTTGTTCCGTCCACTCGTACACTGCCGCTCTTCGTATCATAAAACCGGCTGATTAAATTGATGATCGTCGTTTTTCCAGAGCCAGTCGCCCCAACAAGCGCGATCGTGTCTCCCGGATTTACCGTAAAGTTCACATCCTCAAGAATGTTTTTCTCTCCTTCGTAGCCGAACACGACATGATCGAACGTTACCTCACCGCGTACAGGCGGCAGTACACCAGCATTTGGCGCATTTTGAATGGCCGGTTCTTCATCGATCGTCTCAAAAATGCGCTCTAAATACGCCATCGCATTGATAATGGCATTATAGAAATTGCCGATATTCGCAAGCGGCTGCCAGAACATCCAAATGTAACCGACAAACGCGACCAATTCCCCCGCTGTGACACTTCCGTTCAGCCAAAAAATACCGGTAACATAAACGAACGCAACGGTAATCACCGAAATATTTTCAATGACAGGCCATAAAAGAAATTGAATTTTTACTCCCTTCATCCAGGCGGAACGGTAGCTGTTGGATACTTCACGAAAGATTTGCTCGTTTTCTTCTTCACGTGCAAAGGCCTGTGTCACTTTAATTCCATTTAAGCTTTCATGAATATATGCATTCATATTAGACTGCTTGTTGCTGAGCTGCTGCCACGCTTTACGCTGAGCTGTTTTAATAAAAAAGATAAACCCGATCAAAAATGGGAAGCCTGCCATAGCAGCCAGTGTCATTTTCACGTCAATCGCCAGCATAAAGCCGACAATGACCAGAACGCTGAACAAATCTGTAATAACGTTAATAATACCGTTGGATAAAAGGTCGCTGAGTGAGTTCACATAGTTTACGACACGCACTAAAATTTTGCCGTGAGGCCGGCTGTCGTAGTACGAAAACGACAGCGTCTGCAAATGAGCAAACAAGTCTTTCCGCAATTGTAAAATGACACTCTGCCCGATTTGAGACATCATTCGGATTCGATATTTTAAGCAAAAGCCTGTGACCGTGACAGCCGCTAAATAAAATCCGGCAAGCAGTGCAAGTCCGCCCACGTCTCCGTTTGGGATTTTGTCGTCGATCGCCGTTTTAATTAAATATGGACCGGTCAACGTTGCCCCGCTCGCCAAAAGCATCAGGAGAACAGTAAGTATGATTTTTCCTTTAAACGGCTTTAAATACTGAACCATCCGTTTTAACTGGTTTATATCA from Domibacillus sp. DTU_2020_1001157_1_SI_ALB_TIR_016 encodes:
- a CDS encoding ABC transporter ATP-binding protein, which codes for MARNKFDVDEELESAFDINQLKRMVQYLKPFKGKIILTVLLMLLASGATLTGPYLIKTAIDDKIPNGDVGGLALLAGFYLAAVTVTGFCLKYRIRMMSQIGQSVILQLRKDLFAHLQTLSFSYYDSRPHGKILVRVVNYVNSLSDLLSNGIINVITDLFSVLVIVGFMLAIDVKMTLAAMAGFPFLIGFIFFIKTAQRKAWQQLSNKQSNMNAYIHESLNGIKVTQAFAREEENEQIFREVSNSYRSAWMKGVKIQFLLWPVIENISVITVAFVYVTGIFWLNGSVTAGELVAFVGYIWMFWQPLANIGNFYNAIINAMAYLERIFETIDEEPAIQNAPNAGVLPPVRGEVTFDHVVFGYEGEKNILEDVNFTVNPGDTIALVGATGSGKTTIINLISRFYDTKSGSVRVDGTNIKTVTLSSLRSQMGVMLQDPFIFSGTIMDNIRYGRLDATDEEVIEASKAVQAHRFISEMEEGYETEVNERGTRLSSGQRQLISFARALLADPKILILDEATSSIDTETEMALQKGLEQLLEGRTSFIIAHRLSTIQNADRIFFIDGGRIVEQGTHNELMKKGGAYSKLYLSQRRALEAG